The Desulfobacterales bacterium region ATGTGTTGGACGCCGACTCATTGGTCGGCGCGGCCAAAGGGTGCCGGGCGGTTTATTATCTGGTGCACTCCATGATTGCCGGAAAGGCCGGATATGTCGAGGCTGACCGAAAAGCTGCTGAGAACATGGCTTGGGCGGCGGAACGGGCCGGCGTTCAGCGGATCATTTATCTGGGCGGATTGGGCGAAACCACGCATCAAAACCTCAGTAAACACCTGCGCTCCCGGCATGAGGTGGCGACCATATTGCGATCCGGGCCGGTGCCGGTCACGGTGCTTCGGGCTGCCATGATTCTTGGGTCCGGCAGTGCTTCTTTTGAAATTTTGCGGTATTTGGTGGAGCGGCTTCCCGTTATGATTACGCCCAAATGGGTTACCATGCCCACACAGCCCATTGCCGTGACGAATGTGCTTGCGTATTTGGCGGGGTGTCTTGAAAAGGATGCGGTGCTGGGGAAAACCTTTGATATCGGCGGACCGGATGTCGTATCATACACAGATCTGATACAGATTTTTTCACAAGAAGCGGGGCTGCCGCCGCGAAAAATCTTTCCGGTGCCGGTGCTTACCCCCGGGTTGAGCGCAAGATGGATTCATTTAATCACCCCGGTACCGGCGGCCATCGCCCGGCCGCTGACGGAAGGGCTGAGTTTGCCGACGGTGTGCACCGAAAACCGAATTAAGGAAATTATTCCCCAGACGCTATTGTCTTGCCGGGAAGCGATTCGCCTTGCGCTGGAGCGCCTTGCTCAGTCCCAAATAGATACCTGTTGGAGTGACGCCGGCCGAATGATTCCGCCGGAATGGGCCTATTGCGGGGATGCCCGATGGGCCGGCGGCGCCATCATGGAATGCGGGTACCGGAGTCAAATGAAAGCGTCGCCTGAGGCGGTATGGGAACCTATCCGCCGCATTGGCGGCGAAACCGGATGGTATGCTCAGAACTTTCTCTGGCGGCTTCGCGGATGGGTGGATCGGCTGGCCGGCGGGTTTGGCCTTCGCCGGGGGCGTCGTCACCCGTCAGAACTGAATGTGGGTGACGCGCTTGATTTCTGGCGAATTTTGGAAGTTGACCCGCCGAGCCGGTTGCGCCTATTGGCGGAGATGAAACTGCCGGGAGAAGCGTTGCTTGATATTCAGGTGATTCCCAAAGCCGATGGGCGAACCGAATTGCAACTTTTGTCCCGGTTTTTGCCGAGGGGCGTGGCGGGGCTGCTTTACTGGTATGCGTTGTATCCCTTTCATCAGTGGGTATTTACCGGTATGTTGAAAGGGATCGCCGAAGCCGCGGGAAAGCCTTTAATTACCCGGCCTGAGCGTTTTACCCCCAAAATACCGGATAGTTGTAAATTGTTCTAGCGCAAAACGGCCTATGGGGTCATGGCTATTCTCAACTTCAATCGACTTTTTCAACTGCGTGGTAAATGGTGATGATATGGAGGCTATATGGATTTAAAATCTTATTTCGAGAGTACAAAAGGCATTGGGGTTCTTTCCACCGCCGATGCTCAGGGACAGGTCGATTCAGCGATCTATGCGCGACCGCATGTGATGGAAGAGGGCACCTTTGCCTTTATCATGCTTGATCGGCTGACGCATGCCAATCTTCAAACCAATCCCCGGGCGGCTTACCTTTTTATCGAGGAAGGCGTCGGCTATAGGGGGAAACGATTTTTCCTGACAAAAATTCGAGAGGAA contains the following coding sequences:
- a CDS encoding SDR family oxidoreductase; amino-acid sequence: MVLTKVDNGEIVMNTLPVLVTGATGYIGGRLVPLLLEKGVHVRAFGRSMAKLACRPWARHPNVSLVAGDVLDADSLVGAAKGCRAVYYLVHSMIAGKAGYVEADRKAAENMAWAAERAGVQRIIYLGGLGETTHQNLSKHLRSRHEVATILRSGPVPVTVLRAAMILGSGSASFEILRYLVERLPVMITPKWVTMPTQPIAVTNVLAYLAGCLEKDAVLGKTFDIGGPDVVSYTDLIQIFSQEAGLPPRKIFPVPVLTPGLSARWIHLITPVPAAIARPLTEGLSLPTVCTENRIKEIIPQTLLSCREAIRLALERLAQSQIDTCWSDAGRMIPPEWAYCGDARWAGGAIMECGYRSQMKASPEAVWEPIRRIGGETGWYAQNFLWRLRGWVDRLAGGFGLRRGRRHPSELNVGDALDFWRILEVDPPSRLRLLAEMKLPGEALLDIQVIPKADGRTELQLLSRFLPRGVAGLLYWYALYPFHQWVFTGMLKGIAEAAGKPLITRPERFTPKIPDSCKLF
- a CDS encoding pyridoxamine 5'-phosphate oxidase family protein is translated as MDLKSYFESTKGIGVLSTADAQGQVDSAIYARPHVMEEGTFAFIMLDRLTHANLQTNPRAAYLFIEEGVGYRGKRFFLTKIREEENSELMERLRRRSTPGRSEETKFVGVFRIDKELPLIGAGE